In one Tessaracoccus palaemonis genomic region, the following are encoded:
- the rho gene encoding transcription termination factor Rho, giving the protein MKLVELKSVASSMGIKGVSGMRKGDLVGAIQAAGKGGAEHQRRASRPEPQQAELVSERAPQAEAPQKRQQAEQQEKRQEREPREQQDRRQQQGDRPQEKRPQGDQQQTDGGGSRNNNRRRRNRDRQAQAETNEEVGELLDAALGGSQPKAAAQPAPEQRQSAPEPIAYDDDQGGSRRSRRRRNRDRNDRGGNNNRRSRSGQGFDRMEAEPTIAEDDVLAAISGIVDILDNYAFVRTTGYLPGPADAYLSMSTVRRYGLRRGDVVTGAIRTPKEGERKEKFSPMVRLDTVNGDAPEKAKGRPEFAKLTPLYPQERLRLETVQTNLTGRIIDLVSPIGKGQRGLIVSPPKAGKTMIMQAIANAIAANNPEVHLMVVLVDERPEEVTDFQRTVSGEVIASTFDRPAEDHTTVSELAIERAKRLVELGHDVVVLLDGITRLGRAYNLAAPASGRILSGGVDSAALYPPKKFFGAARNIENGGSLTILATALIETGSKMDEVIFEEFKGTGNMELRLRRELADKRIFPAIDVDASGTRREDLLLGRDELNIIWKLRRALSGLDDQAALETLKSRMTKTHNNHDFLLSVLKTTPAQEG; this is encoded by the coding sequence ATGAAGCTGGTCGAGCTGAAGTCCGTCGCCTCCTCGATGGGCATCAAGGGCGTCTCGGGTATGCGCAAGGGCGACCTCGTCGGCGCGATCCAGGCCGCGGGCAAGGGCGGGGCGGAGCATCAGCGCCGCGCGTCCCGGCCGGAGCCCCAGCAGGCCGAGCTGGTGAGCGAACGCGCTCCGCAGGCGGAGGCGCCCCAGAAGCGCCAGCAGGCCGAGCAGCAGGAGAAGCGCCAGGAGCGCGAGCCCCGCGAGCAGCAGGACAGGCGCCAGCAGCAGGGTGACCGCCCGCAGGAGAAGCGCCCCCAGGGCGACCAGCAGCAGACCGACGGCGGCGGCAGCCGCAACAACAACCGTCGTCGCCGCAACCGTGACCGCCAGGCTCAGGCCGAGACGAACGAGGAGGTCGGCGAGCTGCTCGACGCGGCGCTCGGCGGGTCCCAGCCGAAGGCGGCTGCGCAGCCGGCCCCCGAGCAGCGCCAGTCGGCGCCCGAGCCCATCGCCTACGACGACGACCAGGGTGGTTCGCGCCGCAGCCGGCGACGCCGCAACCGGGACCGCAACGACCGCGGCGGTAACAACAACCGCCGCTCGCGCTCCGGCCAGGGCTTCGACCGGATGGAGGCCGAGCCGACGATCGCCGAGGACGACGTGCTCGCAGCCATCTCCGGCATCGTCGACATCCTCGACAACTACGCCTTCGTCCGCACCACCGGCTACCTGCCCGGCCCGGCGGACGCCTACCTCTCCATGTCGACGGTGCGCCGCTACGGCCTGCGCCGCGGCGACGTGGTCACCGGCGCCATCCGCACACCCAAGGAGGGGGAGCGCAAGGAGAAGTTCAGCCCGATGGTGCGCCTCGACACCGTCAACGGTGACGCCCCCGAGAAGGCCAAGGGCCGCCCGGAGTTCGCCAAGCTGACGCCGCTGTACCCGCAGGAGCGGCTCCGCCTCGAGACGGTCCAGACGAACCTTACGGGCCGGATCATCGACCTGGTCTCGCCCATCGGCAAGGGCCAGCGCGGACTGATCGTCTCCCCGCCCAAGGCCGGAAAGACCATGATCATGCAGGCGATCGCCAACGCGATCGCGGCCAACAACCCCGAGGTCCACCTGATGGTCGTCCTGGTCGACGAGCGACCCGAGGAGGTCACCGACTTCCAGCGCACGGTCTCCGGCGAGGTCATCGCGTCCACGTTCGACCGCCCGGCCGAGGACCACACGACGGTCTCCGAGCTGGCCATCGAGCGGGCGAAGCGGCTGGTCGAGCTCGGTCACGACGTCGTCGTCCTCCTCGACGGCATCACGCGGCTGGGCCGCGCCTACAACCTCGCGGCGCCCGCGTCCGGTCGCATCCTCTCGGGTGGCGTCGACTCCGCGGCCCTGTACCCGCCGAAGAAGTTCTTCGGCGCCGCGCGCAACATCGAGAACGGTGGCTCGCTGACCATCCTGGCCACCGCGCTCATCGAGACCGGATCGAAGATGGACGAGGTGATCTTCGAGGAGTTCAAGGGCACGGGCAACATGGAGCTGAGGCTCCGCCGCGAGCTCGCCGACAAGCGCATCTTCCCGGCGATCGACGTCGACGCCTCCGGCACCCGCCGTGAGGACCTGCTGCTGGGACGCGACGAGCTGAACATCATCTGGAAGCTGCGGCGCGCCCTGTCCGGCCTCGACGACCAGGCGGCCCTAGAGACGCTGAAGTCGCGCATGACCAAGACGCACAACAACCACGACTTCCTGCTCAGCGTCCTCAAGACCACCCCGGCGCAGGAAGGCTGA
- the rpmE gene encoding 50S ribosomal protein L31 — MKQGIHPEYVETQVTCTCGNTFTTRSTLTKGVMNADVCAACHPFYTGKQKILDTGGRVARFQRRYAKKD; from the coding sequence ATGAAGCAGGGCATTCACCCTGAATACGTGGAGACCCAGGTGACCTGCACCTGTGGCAACACGTTCACCACCCGCAGCACCCTGACGAAGGGCGTCATGAACGCCGACGTCTGCGCCGCGTGCCACCCGTTCTACACGGGCAAGCAGAAGATTCTCGACACCGGAGGCCGCGTCGCCCGCTTCCAGCGTCGTTACGCGAAGAAGGACTGA
- the prfA gene encoding peptide chain release factor 1: MFDNAQPLIDEFRDLETQLADPQLHADLARSRRVGRRYAALRPIVEGIEEFRRLSDDREAAAELAADDSSFADELVDLDTQLERATEKLTRLLAPRDPNDDADALVEIKSGEGGEESALFAGDLLKMYTRYAEHVGWKVEVLDSQDTDLGGYKSVTVAVKAGSGAEFAPYGRLKFEGGVHRVQRVPVTESQGRIHTSAAGVLVMPDVEADEVEINDDDLRIDVYRSSGPGGQGVNTTDSAVRITHLPTGTVVSCQNERSQLQNRESAMRMLRARLIQLAEAEAAAAASDARKSQVRTVDRSERIRTYNFPENRITDHRIGYKAHNLDQVLDGSIGTLLDALAEQDLAERLAEVGA; encoded by the coding sequence ATGTTCGACAACGCCCAGCCTCTGATCGACGAGTTCCGCGACCTGGAGACCCAGCTCGCGGACCCGCAGCTGCACGCGGACCTCGCGCGCTCGCGCAGGGTGGGGCGGAGATACGCCGCGCTGCGTCCGATCGTCGAGGGGATCGAGGAGTTCCGCAGGCTGAGCGACGACCGCGAGGCCGCCGCCGAACTGGCCGCCGACGACTCCTCCTTCGCCGACGAGCTGGTCGACCTCGACACCCAGCTGGAGCGTGCGACGGAGAAGCTCACCCGGCTGCTCGCGCCGCGCGACCCCAACGACGACGCCGACGCGCTGGTGGAGATCAAGTCGGGCGAGGGTGGAGAGGAGTCCGCGCTGTTCGCCGGCGACCTGCTGAAGATGTACACCCGCTACGCGGAACATGTCGGCTGGAAGGTCGAGGTCCTCGACTCGCAGGACACGGACCTCGGCGGTTACAAGTCAGTCACCGTCGCAGTGAAGGCCGGCTCCGGAGCCGAGTTCGCACCCTACGGGCGCCTGAAGTTCGAGGGCGGCGTGCACCGCGTGCAGCGGGTGCCAGTCACCGAGTCGCAGGGCCGCATTCACACGTCGGCCGCCGGCGTGCTCGTCATGCCCGACGTCGAGGCGGATGAGGTCGAGATCAACGACGACGACCTCCGCATCGATGTCTACCGCTCCTCCGGGCCGGGCGGGCAGGGCGTCAACACCACCGACTCCGCCGTCCGCATCACGCACCTGCCGACCGGCACGGTGGTCAGCTGCCAGAACGAGCGTTCGCAGCTCCAGAACCGCGAGTCGGCCATGCGCATGCTCCGAGCACGTCTGATCCAGCTCGCCGAGGCCGAGGCCGCGGCCGCGGCCTCGGACGCCCGCAAGTCGCAGGTCCGCACCGTGGACCGCTCGGAGCGCATCCGCACCTACAACTTCCCCGAGAACCGCATCACCGACCACCGCATCGGCTACAAGGCGCACAATCTCGACCAGGTCCTCGACGGGTCGATCGGGACGCTGCTCGACGCGCTGGCCGAGCAGGACCTCGCCGAGCGGCTGGCCGAGGTGGGCGCGTGA
- the prmC gene encoding peptide chain release factor N(5)-glutamine methyltransferase, whose translation MSQLAHEVALALTGSGSPSPGPEARQLVAHVLGVDASLLMTVDDVTDEQRARVGELVARRASGEPLQHLTGVAYFRYEELAVGPGVFIPRPETEEMVGWALGQLAARPAGSRRVVELCAGSGAITAAISSELGGCELHAVELSADAWPYLEHNLAGRSVDVRLGDMADAFRDLDGTVDLVIANPPYIPTGHRAFLPTDVVEHDPELALFSGADGLDAIRTVAAVARRLVRAGGLVVTEHDESHAAGVRAVLAAAGFSEAATHPDLAGRDRFTSAVIGWDA comes from the coding sequence GTGAGCCAGCTGGCCCACGAGGTCGCCCTCGCCCTGACCGGCTCCGGGTCACCGAGTCCCGGCCCGGAGGCTCGCCAGCTGGTTGCCCACGTGCTCGGCGTCGACGCGTCGCTCCTCATGACCGTGGACGACGTCACCGACGAGCAGCGCGCCCGCGTCGGGGAGCTGGTCGCGCGCCGGGCCTCCGGCGAGCCTCTGCAACACCTGACCGGGGTCGCGTACTTCCGCTACGAGGAGCTGGCCGTCGGGCCGGGCGTGTTCATTCCGCGGCCGGAGACCGAGGAGATGGTCGGCTGGGCTCTCGGACAGTTGGCCGCCCGGCCCGCCGGGTCGCGCCGCGTCGTCGAGCTGTGCGCCGGCTCCGGGGCGATCACCGCAGCCATCTCCTCCGAGCTGGGCGGCTGCGAGCTGCACGCCGTCGAGCTCTCCGCCGACGCGTGGCCCTATCTCGAGCACAACCTCGCCGGCCGCAGTGTCGACGTGCGGCTGGGCGACATGGCCGACGCCTTCCGCGACCTGGACGGCACCGTCGACCTGGTGATCGCGAACCCGCCCTACATCCCCACCGGCCACCGGGCCTTCCTGCCCACCGATGTCGTCGAGCACGACCCGGAGCTCGCACTGTTCTCGGGAGCCGACGGGCTCGACGCCATCCGCACGGTGGCGGCGGTGGCCCGGCGACTCGTGCGGGCCGGCGGACTGGTCGTCACCGAGCACGACGAGTCCCACGCCGCCGGGGTGCGAGCCGTCCTCGCGGCGGCCGGCTTTTCCGAGGCCGCGACGCATCCGGACCTCGCCGGGCGCGACCGGTTCACGAGCGCCGTAATAGGATGGGATGCGTGA
- a CDS encoding MraY family glycosyltransferase, whose product MREYLLVLLVAAGTTYLLAGLCRSIALRTGAMAKVRSRDVHTQPIPYYGGLAMLGGLAMAFLLALQLPFLGRYAAVAHDATAVLLAGVIICFVGVLDDKYDMPWWVKLGGQGVSAGVAVLMGVRIYWIPLPDRIVSLDDTTSILLTLLIIAVCVNAVNFVDGLDGLAAGIVAIGSGAFFSYTYVLAYEQELVRATTASLITVATCGICLGFLFHNWHPAKMFMGDSGSMLIGLLMAMSAISYSGQLDPSALSPVGDVVPALLPILLPVAALALPLIDLVLAWVRRAWNGQSPFAADKLHLHHRLLARGHSHWGAVLLMYAWAAVFSVGLVAIALIHQSTVAWVVALAIVVVVGLTIMPVRTAPPTIGGAEADVIDQPAHVGHDG is encoded by the coding sequence GTGCGCGAGTACCTCCTCGTCCTCCTCGTGGCGGCGGGCACGACCTACCTGCTGGCCGGCCTCTGCCGGAGCATCGCGCTGCGCACCGGGGCGATGGCGAAGGTCCGCAGCCGCGACGTCCACACGCAACCGATCCCGTACTACGGGGGCCTCGCGATGCTCGGCGGCCTGGCGATGGCCTTCCTGCTCGCGCTGCAGTTGCCGTTCCTCGGCCGCTACGCCGCGGTCGCCCACGACGCCACGGCGGTGCTGCTGGCCGGCGTCATCATCTGCTTCGTCGGCGTGCTCGACGACAAGTACGACATGCCCTGGTGGGTCAAGCTCGGCGGGCAGGGCGTGTCCGCGGGCGTCGCGGTGCTGATGGGGGTCAGGATCTACTGGATCCCGCTGCCGGACCGCATCGTCTCGCTCGACGACACCACCTCCATCCTGCTGACCCTGCTCATCATCGCGGTGTGCGTCAACGCCGTGAACTTCGTCGACGGACTCGACGGGCTCGCCGCCGGCATCGTCGCCATCGGTTCCGGGGCGTTCTTCAGCTACACGTATGTGCTGGCCTACGAGCAGGAACTCGTGCGGGCGACCACCGCGAGCCTCATCACCGTGGCCACGTGCGGCATCTGCCTCGGCTTCCTCTTCCACAACTGGCACCCGGCGAAGATGTTCATGGGCGACTCCGGGTCCATGCTGATCGGGCTGCTCATGGCCATGAGCGCCATCTCCTACTCGGGCCAGCTGGATCCCAGCGCTCTCAGCCCGGTCGGCGACGTCGTCCCCGCCCTGCTGCCGATCCTGCTTCCCGTGGCGGCGCTGGCGCTGCCGCTGATCGACCTCGTCCTCGCCTGGGTGCGGCGCGCCTGGAACGGCCAGAGTCCGTTCGCCGCCGACAAGCTGCACCTCCACCACCGGCTCCTGGCGCGAGGCCACTCCCACTGGGGCGCCGTGCTCCTGATGTACGCCTGGGCAGCCGTCTTCTCGGTCGGCCTCGTGGCCATCGCGCTGATCCATCAGTCCACGGTCGCCTGGGTGGTGGCGCTCGCCATCGTCGTCGTGGTCGGACTCACCATCATGCCGGTGCGCACCGCGCCCCCGACCATCGGCGGGGCGGAGGCCGACGTCATCGACCAGCCAGCCCATGTCGGCCACGATGGCTGA
- the atpB gene encoding F0F1 ATP synthase subunit A, which translates to METDGGGYTPPGVEDFLWDSVLPGVLPDWMNKPFFQAVIGAALVIILWWIASRRLKTQPSKAQFAAEYIYEFIRNGVARDILHEDFRRFLPYLLGLFSFLLINNWFGEFFLFMYPTFSNVGYAYGLAILSWLVYVGAGFKKWGPGFLKKALIPEGVPAPLLIMVIPLEFLATFITRPVTLALRLFANLFAGHLVVMVFVVGGGFLLTYADNTFYNVAGGVSLAFSLIILLLELFIGALQAYIFTVLTAQYVSTSIAEAH; encoded by the coding sequence ATGGAGACCGACGGCGGCGGTTACACGCCACCCGGTGTCGAGGACTTCCTCTGGGACTCAGTCCTGCCGGGCGTGCTGCCCGACTGGATGAACAAGCCCTTCTTCCAGGCCGTCATCGGCGCGGCGCTGGTCATCATCCTCTGGTGGATCGCCTCGCGACGCCTGAAGACGCAGCCGTCGAAGGCGCAGTTCGCGGCCGAGTACATCTACGAGTTCATCCGCAACGGCGTGGCGCGCGACATCCTCCACGAGGACTTCCGCCGGTTCCTGCCCTACCTGCTCGGCCTGTTCTCGTTCCTGCTGATCAACAACTGGTTCGGCGAGTTCTTCCTCTTCATGTATCCGACGTTCTCGAACGTCGGATACGCCTACGGGCTCGCGATCCTGTCGTGGCTGGTCTACGTCGGCGCCGGGTTCAAGAAGTGGGGCCCCGGCTTCCTCAAGAAGGCGCTCATCCCCGAGGGCGTGCCCGCCCCGCTGCTGATCATGGTGATCCCGCTGGAGTTCCTGGCGACGTTCATCACGCGGCCCGTCACGCTGGCCCTGCGTCTCTTCGCCAACCTGTTCGCCGGCCACCTGGTCGTCATGGTGTTCGTCGTGGGCGGCGGGTTCCTGCTGACCTACGCCGACAACACGTTCTACAACGTGGCCGGCGGAGTCTCCCTCGCCTTCAGCCTCATCATCCTCCTGCTCGAACTGTTCATCGGCGCGCTGCAGGCCTACATCTTCACGGTTCTCACCGCCCAGTACGTGTCGACCTCGATCGCCGAGGCGCACTGA
- the atpE gene encoding ATP synthase F0 subunit C has translation MSLLEITGNLNMIGYAIATIAPALGVAWIFASVINGTARQPEARGAMMSTAFIGFAVVEALAIIAIALAFVL, from the coding sequence ATGTCCCTCCTCGAAATCACCGGCAACCTGAACATGATCGGCTACGCGATCGCGACCATCGCCCCGGCGCTGGGTGTTGCCTGGATCTTCGCCTCCGTCATCAACGGCACCGCCCGTCAGCCCGAGGCCCGGGGCGCGATGATGAGCACCGCGTTCATCGGCTTCGCCGTGGTTGAGGCCCTGGCCATCATCGCCATCGCGCTCGCCTTCGTCCTCTGA
- a CDS encoding F0F1 ATP synthase subunit B, which yields MSPNLGVLQETGINLGPLAPHHMSEVIVGIVLMLIIFVIMWKVVVPAFEKMYQERSDKIEGGMQRAARAEAKAEAALADYTEQLKAAREEAARIREDAKNQSATILAEARDKATKESQRILEAGRVQLEAERLHLVGELRGEVGTMATTLAGKIVGESLSDDERAQRTIDRFLADLESAGQAR from the coding sequence ATGTCCCCGAACCTTGGGGTGCTGCAGGAGACCGGCATCAATCTCGGTCCTCTTGCGCCCCATCACATGTCGGAGGTGATCGTCGGCATCGTCTTGATGCTGATCATCTTCGTCATCATGTGGAAGGTCGTCGTTCCTGCCTTCGAGAAGATGTACCAGGAGCGCTCCGACAAGATCGAGGGCGGGATGCAGCGCGCCGCGCGGGCCGAGGCGAAGGCCGAGGCAGCGCTGGCCGACTACACCGAGCAGCTCAAGGCTGCCCGGGAGGAGGCCGCCCGCATCCGCGAGGACGCGAAGAACCAGTCCGCCACGATCCTCGCCGAGGCACGCGACAAGGCCACGAAGGAGTCCCAGCGGATCCTCGAGGCGGGCCGGGTCCAGCTCGAGGCCGAGCGCCTGCACCTGGTGGGGGAGCTCCGCGGCGAGGTGGGCACCATGGCCACCACGCTGGCCGGCAAGATCGTCGGCGAGTCGCTCAGCGACGACGAGCGCGCCCAGCGCACCATCGACCGGTTCCTCGCTGATCTCGAGTCGGCAGGTCAGGCCCGATGA
- a CDS encoding F0F1 ATP synthase subunit delta — protein MRAGDAVIAQLDAQVDGIDTDAATSDELFAVVDLLDANVMLRRSLSDPSAAESSRVELASRIFRGKVAPATLEVLSAFSAAEFESGAAFAEALEREGVRLKLKAARSDGTLDTVTSDLFQALSVVRDHPELAVALRNPSYGAAEKRELLERLYGGRISPVAQAILDRAVRPNLAAFVPTVRGFLRAAAELAGLTIARVTVARPLDESRTARLKAALEKSAGKPLSLQVHVDPSVIGGVNVVIGDDVIESTVAARLEDARRQLVNL, from the coding sequence ATGAGGGCCGGCGACGCTGTCATCGCACAGCTTGACGCTCAGGTCGACGGCATCGACACCGATGCCGCCACCTCGGACGAGCTGTTCGCGGTCGTCGACCTGCTCGACGCCAACGTGATGCTGCGTCGGTCGCTGTCGGACCCGTCCGCCGCGGAGAGCTCGCGCGTCGAGCTGGCCTCGCGGATCTTCCGCGGGAAGGTCGCCCCGGCCACCCTCGAGGTGCTCAGCGCCTTCTCGGCCGCAGAGTTCGAGAGCGGCGCGGCGTTCGCCGAGGCGCTCGAGCGCGAGGGGGTCCGGCTGAAGCTGAAGGCCGCCAGGAGCGACGGGACGCTCGACACCGTGACCAGCGACCTGTTCCAGGCGCTGAGCGTGGTGCGTGACCACCCGGAGCTCGCGGTGGCGCTGCGCAACCCGTCGTACGGCGCGGCCGAGAAGCGTGAGCTGCTCGAACGCCTCTACGGCGGGAGGATCAGCCCCGTGGCCCAGGCCATCCTCGACCGGGCGGTCCGGCCGAACCTGGCGGCCTTCGTGCCCACCGTACGCGGGTTCCTCCGCGCGGCGGCCGAACTCGCCGGTCTCACCATCGCCCGCGTCACCGTCGCCCGCCCGCTCGACGAGTCCCGAACGGCCCGCCTGAAGGCCGCACTCGAGAAGTCCGCCGGCAAGCCCCTGTCGCTGCAGGTACACGTCGACCCCTCCGTCATCGGCGGGGTGAACGTGGTCATCGGCGACGACGTCATCGAATCCACTGTTGCTGCCCGGCTCGAAGACGCCCGCCGGCAACTCGTCAACCTGTGA
- the atpA gene encoding F0F1 ATP synthase subunit alpha, translated as MAELTISPDEIRSALDDFVKSYEPASASKTEVGTVVTSGDGIARVEGLPSAMANELLRFANGTLGIALNLDEREIGVVVLGESEGIDEGSTVHGTGEVLSVPVGEGYLGRVVDAMGNPIDGLGDISGIEGRRALELQAAGVMDRQEVREPLQTGLKAIDAMIPIGRGQRQLIIGDRKTGKTAIALDTIINQKTNWASGDPKKQVRCIYVAIGQKGSTIAEVRSTLEAAGALEYTTIVHAPASDPAGFKYIAPYSGSAIGQHWMYQGKHVLIVFDDLTKQAEAYRAMSLLLRRPPGREAYPGDVFYLHSRLLERCAKLSDELGAGSMTGLPIIETKANDVSAYIPTNVISITDGQIFLQSDLFNANQRPAVDVGVSVSRVGGAAQVKAMKQVAGSLKISLAQYRDMQAFAMFASDLDAATRRQLDRGARLTELLRQGQYAPYPVEDQVISVWAGTEGLFDDVPVDDVLRFEQEFLDYLRHNSDTLTGIADDFLFGDDRKDAVRKAIVDFRQIFRTSEGKLLPGKEEHKPLTDEEIGQETIVRQKRS; from the coding sequence ATGGCTGAACTCACCATCAGTCCGGACGAGATCCGCAGCGCTCTCGACGACTTCGTCAAGTCGTATGAGCCGGCTTCCGCCTCGAAGACCGAGGTCGGCACCGTCGTCACCTCCGGCGACGGCATCGCCCGCGTCGAGGGCCTGCCCTCGGCGATGGCCAACGAGCTGCTGCGCTTCGCCAACGGCACGCTGGGCATCGCCCTGAACCTGGACGAGCGTGAGATCGGCGTCGTCGTGCTCGGCGAGTCCGAGGGCATCGACGAGGGGTCGACCGTGCACGGCACCGGCGAGGTCCTCTCCGTCCCCGTCGGCGAGGGCTACCTCGGCCGCGTGGTCGACGCGATGGGCAACCCGATCGACGGCCTCGGCGACATCAGCGGCATCGAGGGACGCCGCGCGCTCGAGCTGCAGGCCGCCGGCGTCATGGACCGCCAGGAGGTGCGCGAGCCCCTGCAGACGGGCCTCAAGGCGATCGACGCCATGATCCCGATCGGCCGCGGTCAGCGTCAGCTGATCATCGGCGACCGCAAGACCGGCAAGACGGCCATCGCGCTCGACACGATCATCAACCAGAAGACCAACTGGGCCTCCGGTGACCCGAAGAAGCAGGTCCGCTGCATCTACGTCGCCATCGGCCAGAAGGGCTCCACCATCGCCGAGGTCCGCTCGACGCTGGAGGCCGCGGGTGCGCTGGAGTACACGACGATCGTGCACGCCCCGGCGTCCGATCCCGCGGGCTTCAAGTACATCGCCCCCTACTCCGGTTCCGCGATCGGTCAGCACTGGATGTACCAGGGCAAGCACGTCCTCATCGTCTTCGACGACCTGACCAAGCAGGCCGAGGCCTACCGCGCCATGTCGCTGCTGCTGCGCCGCCCGCCGGGCCGTGAGGCCTACCCCGGCGACGTGTTCTACCTCCACTCCCGCCTGCTGGAGCGCTGCGCCAAGCTCTCCGACGAGCTGGGCGCGGGATCGATGACGGGCCTGCCGATCATCGAGACCAAGGCGAACGACGTCTCGGCCTACATCCCGACCAACGTCATCTCCATCACGGACGGCCAGATCTTCCTGCAGTCCGACCTGTTCAACGCCAACCAGCGTCCCGCCGTGGACGTCGGCGTCTCCGTGTCCCGCGTCGGCGGCGCCGCGCAGGTCAAGGCGATGAAGCAGGTCGCAGGCTCGCTGAAGATCTCGCTGGCGCAGTACCGCGACATGCAGGCCTTCGCCATGTTCGCCTCCGACCTGGACGCCGCCACCCGTCGCCAGCTCGACCGGGGCGCCCGTCTCACCGAGCTGCTCCGCCAGGGCCAGTACGCGCCGTACCCGGTCGAAGACCAGGTCATCAGCGTCTGGGCCGGCACCGAGGGCCTGTTCGACGACGTCCCCGTCGACGACGTGCTGCGGTTCGAGCAGGAGTTCCTGGACTACCTGCGCCACAACAGCGACACTCTGACCGGAATCGCGGACGATTTCCTGTTCGGCGACGACCGCAAGGACGCCGTCAGGAAGGCGATCGTCGACTTCCGCCAGATCTTCCGCACGTCGGAGGGCAAGCTGCTGCCCGGCAAGGAAGAGCACAAGCCTCTCACCGACGAGGAGATCGGCCAGGAGACGATCGTCCGTCAGAAGCGGAGCTGA
- a CDS encoding F0F1 ATP synthase subunit gamma — MASSLRELRERRRSVQTTRKITRAMELIAASRIVKAQATARAAVPYTQELTRAVSALASAHHDIDHPLLVDVEKPKRSAMLLITSDRGLAGAYSANAIKEAEQLHAKLIGEGQEVVQYITGNKGLAYFDFRRRKIEQSWTGFSDRPEYRHSREIADVLLEKFLTPTEEGGVDQIHIVTTRFVSMLTQTVVTRRLLPLVVEEADAPELRDIDQDGTVDDIHPFYHFEPNAKEVLDKLLPLFIANRIHTALLMSAASELASRQRAMKSATDNADTLIEKLTRESNQARQAEITQEITEIVGGASALSETA; from the coding sequence ATGGCGAGCAGTCTGCGCGAACTGAGGGAGCGTCGTCGGTCAGTCCAGACGACGCGCAAGATCACGCGCGCCATGGAACTCATCGCCGCCTCGCGCATCGTCAAGGCGCAGGCGACGGCGAGGGCCGCCGTTCCCTACACGCAGGAGTTGACCAGGGCCGTCTCGGCCCTGGCCTCCGCGCACCATGACATCGACCACCCGCTGCTGGTGGACGTCGAGAAGCCGAAGCGCTCCGCCATGCTGCTCATCACCTCCGACCGTGGCCTGGCCGGCGCCTACTCCGCCAATGCCATCAAGGAGGCCGAGCAGCTGCACGCCAAGCTGATCGGGGAGGGCCAGGAGGTCGTCCAGTACATCACCGGCAACAAGGGGCTGGCGTACTTCGACTTCCGGCGCCGGAAGATCGAGCAGAGCTGGACGGGCTTCTCCGACCGGCCCGAGTACCGGCACTCCCGCGAGATCGCCGACGTGCTGCTGGAGAAGTTCCTCACCCCGACCGAGGAGGGCGGGGTGGACCAGATCCACATCGTGACCACCCGCTTCGTGTCGATGCTGACGCAGACCGTCGTGACAAGGCGTCTGCTGCCGCTGGTGGTGGAGGAGGCCGACGCGCCCGAGCTGAGGGACATCGACCAGGACGGGACCGTGGACGATATCCACCCGTTCTACCACTTCGAGCCCAACGCCAAGGAGGTGCTCGACAAGCTGCTGCCACTGTTCATCGCGAACCGCATCCACACGGCGCTGCTGATGTCCGCGGCCTCCGAGCTGGCGAGCCGACAGCGGGCCATGAAGTCCGCCACCGACAACGCCGACACCCTGATCGAGAAGCTGACGCGCGAGTCCAACCAGGCGCGCCAGGCCGAGATCACGCAGGAAATCACTGAAATCGTGGGCGGCGCCTCGGCGCTGTCCGAAACCGCCTGA